From the Nematostella vectensis chromosome 7, jaNemVect1.1, whole genome shotgun sequence genome, the window ttttataccctaagtgATAACAGAATCAGAAAAAGCGTTAATCATCTCGGTAAGAATAGCAATTCGTCTAAtgttataccctaagagatggcaaaATAATACttcaacaccccctaagggatggcaggtggtcgaaattttataccctaaatgATGTGAAAATCACCCCTGTCTACtcttctggagagtccccccccccccccccccccccccatcccccggTCATAAACGTTTTCTTGGCATTTCCACATCAAAGCAGAAAAGAATGTGATCtccatttaaatattttattatcgAGTATCAAACTTTAGTTATGGTTTTGATATTttgctttctttcttttgcaAGAAAACAATTATATATCTTAGAATCAAGAAAATAGGACACCTTGTCCATACCTCTGGTCCCTCCTCTTTGCGAGAAATGAGCACTTCATTCTCCGAGATGTTCACATCCAGAGAGAGCAGTTCACTGAAGCACTTGACCACATCTTGCGTCACGCCCTGTATGACCATGGAAATAATAAGATAAGAATGTGTAATtcctggaaaaaaatttgcCCATCATTCCCTTCCCCTTGAAAGGAATATTGTTGGGTCCTCCCACCTTCCAGAATTTCCAATCCAGCCCGGCCTCTTTGGGGGGGGAAGGAGGGGAGAATCTTTTGCCAGGATCTATGGGTCTTTTTTGGTGAATCGCTCAATTATAACAACCATTTTAATAACTATTTCAGATTATTAACTCACATTGTCATCTTTTAGCTGGATGCCTTCCTGGGCACTTATATGCAACTCGAAACATCTTTGTATTATCTTAGTAGACCCAGCTCTTGGATAGTTCTAAATGTGAAAAAAGATTTATGTTGCTAGTAAAACACTACATCTTGAATACTTAGGATTGGCTTTCTGTTGCCCAGTAACCTGCCTGAAATGTCAGGACAGCCTAATGTATCTCTAGTGGCCTGGTGAAGCTAAGATCTTTCAAAATGCATGAAAGAAAGTAAACTCAAGATTGGAACACTCTTGATTtgcttcaagaaaaaaaaatgttgaagTGTAAAGTGTTCTTCTTGAATTATGCAGTTGTCTCCTGTTCTCGCACTGCCCTGGCCTAATGGTTGTTTCATGTATAATTACATACGTGCACAAATTTTtcaattctgattggctgagagcAGTGCAATTTTCAGGTAACACCAGTGCAGAAAGTTGTAACACCAGTGCATCTTACTTTGTACACAACAAACTTGTGAATGAAGAATTCTTCAGACTGTTCAAGTACATGCATAAAGTTCTTCATCAGGTCAAGTTCTGAGAGTCTGTTATAACTGTCAAGTTTATTTCCTTCCTTCAggtatttctttatttcttgctTATTGTAGTCTTTGAAATATCCTTTCCAGATTAAAAGATCTTGCTTTATTttcctaaaaaataaaaatcacaaTTGATGTTTATATAGCTAACAATTTTCCTAACAAATTCTTTAATTCTATAATTATTTTCTCGTAAAACAGAATTACTAGATAAATTCATACTTGCATTTAATAGTGAGTTATTTACACCTACCataaatgatataaaaaatgCCATTATTAAATGTTGCTGAATCGAGGGGGCATTCAATAGATAGGAGGTGTTTATCAGAAAAGGGGTTGTTTTAAACTTAATAAAACAAACCAAGTGCATCGGGCTTAAAATTTTAGTCAGGATAACATTAAATTATAGGTTGCATAGCAAGCATTTCTTCTTTCTCACTGAGCAAGTCTCGCCCAGTAGAAGCTCAGAAGTAGAAGCTCAGATTGATTTACATAACCAGAATTCCGATGTTGTTTTTAAGATGGGAGGGAGCAATGGGGAGGGGACATTTTATAGGAGGGGGCATTTGTTAGAGAGGGGTGTtcaatacaaacttgtaagcttactcattagataggaggagttctttagatagggggtgTTTATAAGATCATTTACAGTaatgattttttatgcctaATTTCCTTTATAGTTACCCCATTAGTCATTTTGAAATTGTTTGCAGCTAGAGTTTATGAGTTGgatctcttttttattttcagtggTATGTGATTTATTACTTTCCTATTTAACACTTACCTTTCAAATATTTTCCATGGActgatatttttcttttgtgcTTGAAGCACAATTTCTATGATTGCCAGCATAACatagaattttttattttcttctgtGTACCGAGGCTCAGGACTATTTCCTTTGTTAAAATCTGCCAAGAGCTGCAATAATTGAAGAAAGgagaaaaattgaaaacaaaaaaggacaAACCTCATCTAAAATAtagtaaaaaaagtaaaattcagCAATTTCAGTTCTAGATCGGATATAATTGTGCCAGGAAATTTGTTTCTGGAGATACTGAAGATACGTGGAACTGCAAGGGAGGGAGCAAATTTGGCCCTATACACCTACTATAtactgattttcaaaaatattaaaaaaatatctcaacatACAGGCAATTTTTAGATAccagaaaacaaatttccaAAGCCAAATGCATTATTACATTGTAGTCTATTTTTGCACGTGATCTCCTCTTACATTACACTTTTTCTAATTCCTCACATGGCTGTTTATAAGAACTTTAACTGGGTTTCTAGCCCTACCTGGTGAAAATAATACTTGAACGTGTTCTCATCATACTCTAAAAACTGGGAAGCTGTGCAGACTTTAAAAATCAGTCTGAATTCATATGTCTTCTGACAATCTTCCTCCAACAACTTCTTATGGCTGTTGACAGGTTGGGGATCCTTTGATACATGTACAAGACCAAAAAGCTCTAGAGTTTTGATAGAGATGCCAACCTCTTTGGCAACCAATGCACAAATATCCTGCACAAAGAAGAAGTTGCAGTCAACAAGTTGGGCAACAGAGATCTATGACACCGACAAGAGGATGCTGCCACGCGCAAGTTCGCGTCTTGTCCTGTTCAGGACTGCGTTTCATGCTTTACATGCCCTCTTCAGGATGGGATGCCGGCAAAATAAGCGTGTACACGCAATCAAAACTGGGCAAGGCAGGATCCTCTTGCAAACTTTGTAGATCTGAATCACTCTAATAACTAAAGGGCCATAGCTAAGCACAGGGTCAAGTGGGAAGATTTCCTCTAGTAAAGCCAGagtttttaaataaaagagatgACTGAACTCAGGTAAACTGATTAGCATTTGCAACTACTAAGAACATATGTTAGGTTCTGACTTCCAAGAAATAGCTTAATTTACAAAATTGGCCTGCTCTTTCCAAGAAATTGCTGAATAAAATTTGCAAGTCTCTTGACTTCCTTTAACAAAATTCTTAGCTTCAAATAGAGTAGGTACCTACATTATTATTGGTCGCAGGTAGCATAAATACTAAATGCATACTTACTTGCTCGCAACGTTCTAAGGTTGTATGTGTTTTTATACTTATAAGCACAATGCAACCATCGTTAAATTACGTTCATCGCATTGTATATAACTGCATTGACCGGTCAACTATCAAgactaaaacaattagcacACCAAACTTGTGTTTATACATTTCAACATTACCCTTGCAGTTTGTCCTGGCTCAAGGCAGACTTCGGACGGGTCTGCATTGGTAAAAACAATCACACGACCTTTATGTCGCCGATTCAAGGAGAAAGTCTCTGGCACTGCAACCATTCCGTCATTTTGTTCGCAACGGGCATAGCGCGTGGGTCGTCGAAATCTTTGAATCAAAGAGTTCATATCCCAAGAAGGCATGCTTTAGATGACAAAGAACTCAACACATCTAGAAACCGTTGTGGTATGGGACTTCATACAACGTGACACAGTAGTTATGGACCTTCCGTAGTTATAGAGCTTCCTTTCACGGGGAAAGTCTTTAGTTTCTTGGTGTCTTACGGGAGATTCCCGGAAAAACAGGAAGTCTCGTATCATAGCCTCGATCTCATGTTGCCCGAGGAATACTCGTGTTAACCGGAAGTGTCAAGTTAGTAGATTGAAAAGTTCCCTTTTGTCGTATGAATTAAATAATAATCGCATCCTAACATTACACATGTACAATAATAGATGTTCATCTATGTACCATGCTTTATTAGACGAAAGACGTACTAATAGTGCCGTTTTTACGAGTCTTTACCGAGTGTTACACGAGATGTATCCGAGAAACATCCGAGCACTTACCGTGCTTCTAAATGCGTCTCAGATTTCACCCTTGACTCAACAGTTGGGCGCGAAGGTTTACTCGTTGTTTTATGGCCGATCACGCTTCATAAACACATCTTTATCAGTCTTCACAGCTGCGTGTGATGTTTAGCTAAAAGCCAAACAATTCTCCGATTGTTTTTTCCCGATTTCTGTGTTAGAAATCGGCTGCCTCACCTTAGAATGCCGCTCGTAAAACGGCTAATCATCCTTTCTATTGCAATGGCGGGATTTGTTGTGGCTGCACTGGTATTTATGCAATCACAGTCGACGCCAGGCGGCTTCTCGGCTTGGAGCGAGTGGAGCGTGTGCACTAGAACGTGCGGTGAAGGACTACAGGGGAAAATTCGTAAATGCAATAGCCCCACCCCAGGGCCCTTTGGTAAACGCTGCACTGGAGCCAATGTGATCACACGAAAATGCAAGGAGGCACACTGTCCAATAGATGGAGGGCTGTCTGAATGGAGCGAGTTTGGTAATTGTGATAAGTCTTGTGGAAGAGGTGTGCAAAAGAGGGTGAGAACATGCACCAACCCTTCGCCTCTGTTCGGTGGTAAAGACTGTGCTGGGGCTATGGAAGAGACAAAGGCCTGCAACACACATCCTTGTCCTGTTAACGGTGGCTTCTCGGAATGGAGTGTGTTCAGTAACTGTACCCTGGATGATGGTTACTGTGGGGAGGGTAAAAAAGTCAGAACACGGACGTGTACCAAGCCAACACCTGCATTTGGGGGTAGACCATGTTCGGGACCTGTGGCTGAAACTCACTCTTGCATTATACCATGCCCTACAACtcagaaaacaacaacaaaaccatCTACGACATCACAAGATGCACCAACAAACTTGACTGCGACAGCTGTGTAAGCGTCTGTGAGAAAATATAACTTAAAAAAGTTTATCAccttatgcactagtcaattgaaacccccaccctcATGGTCCCGGAAAGGGTGGGGTattagactttgaccctgtacaaaactaagaaaagcccccacccctacgggacaaaactgcagtcaaatgTCCCTACCCCTCGGGATGCAAACTGAAAAAAGcctttatctttcaaagccagtacTCTTCAGTGGGTACCTATTTTTCAATAACTATAAAAATAACAgttatttgaaaaaagaaacaaataattatCCTCATATGGCATTAGTTATCATTCATATTCGTTTTTGCACATTTCGCCATGCACTTTGCCACacgctgatacatggaattgcttgctacagcAAATTAGCTAATTGGGTACAAAAAGCATCAATTAGGATTCTTAGAAATTCTAAGCAAAAGTTTTTATCCCTGTCATATTTTCTATATCACGATGAGTAAAGCAGATTAAGATTTGTATGTcatcatattaaaaaaaaacttcagaCTTAACTCTTCACACATCAGAGTTTTACAAGGATTTAGCAAATCTTTTAGATGGGATTGCAGATTCCATTGCAAATTTCGTGATATGGATGTTAGGCatattgtgggggggggggggggggggaggggggagtggggaGGTTATTTACAGATATAAGCAGTTTATATCATACAGGGAGTAAAAATCCTCCCAGAAccataataaaacaaattttcaGTGATATTGTTGTGGCGGGTGGTGTACCGTTTCTGTTGCCTCCTAACATTTCGTTGGCTTTTAACATCATTCCCCTTCTTCATTGGATTCTATAAAAGCAATATGTTCTAGTCTTCCTTGCAGTAGTTCTGGACTTGTCATACTAGGCGGCGCTCAAGCACCGAGACTAAATATGTTCATGCAGTTCAGTTCAGTTCATATTTATCCTCTTCGGCAAGGCAATTATTAGAGAGACAggcttattcaagcaattaTGGTATTTATAACAAGAAAGTGCAAAAAAGGTCATTTTCAGCTATTTGAATGTAAAAACACATTGCTACCTGTCAGGTTGCAAAGCCTTAGCTATTGAACAAGTAGTAGTCACCCTAGCAATATTTGCTGGAATGTAAGAAGAAAAAGGTTTAGCCATTTTTTGAATTATGAAAAGACTATCCTGAGATTTTGTGTTGTTATTGATATatcataataattataattcaCCTAAAAAAGACTGTACTAaaattttcttttgattttttcGACTGTCAGAAACTCTATATTCTTATCTCTATTTCTCTTGCGTGGGCTCACTGTGGCGTTCCCTTGGATCGCGGGCTCGTGATAACCCAGCATGCATTTCGCGGCATTTATTTCAGATTCTATTTGCCGTATGCCGTACATCGTTTGAAACAAAAATCAGtagaaaataagaagaaaaaggtgAATTCTAGCTGCGCTACTCAACGAGGAACCTTCCTCGTGAGTCCTAGGCGCCAGCAATGGAGCACGAGGATGAAAACCGCTTCAGAAGTTCAAATGTGGTGCAGGTTAGTTCGAGCGTCAATGTTGTTCATAATGGAATGGCAGGCTAAATATCAATGACTTTTTAGCAGAacattattaattttttggcTTTCAATAGACTGAATAAAGAGACCCATtgtcttttcttttcatttgaGTTTTGTtaggaataaaaaatatcgaaaTAACACCATCATTTCTTAGGTTTTTATGTTCTTAATTGTACTGAGATAAAATGTTGCCTCATTCCTCTTGAGAAACAATTTAACACGAGAAAATATAGTATAGTTATCAGCAAAGTATAAActtctttttaaaaatgcaAGATATGGTGTCTTCGCATGAAAGATCTATACTTAAAATATTTTGCTAGAAGGGTGATAACTCTAGCAGTTAACGATGTAAAACTTGTCATGAACTACTCAAACCAGATTACACTCATTTTCAGTCACATGTGTACCCTGTGCCTTCAGTCCCGACTGTGTTTTGGTGGACATCAATAATAACTTTAACATTTTTCCCATCCGCCCTGTTTCTTATCTTTGTGTTGTTGATTTAGCGAGTATGTTTGTATTTATCTGTTGTCTGCTTTCTTATCTTTGTGTTGTTGATTTAGTGAGTATGTTTGTATTTATCTGTGGTCTGCTTTCCTAATGCCTGTCACTTCTTGGCGCTCTCTCATTGGCTAGCTATCCAATAGCTTTCATAACTGCGGAATGGCTTCCATAAGCAAAAAACCAGTTGTAATTCGGAAATGAAAAACGTGCATATGACTAAAAATAAGTGGAAACTCAATTTGACCATTTTGAGATTGAATCACAGGTAAAACTCTACAGTACGATGACCTGTTCCATAACACTTCATATTAAAATTGCTCTATCTTTTTTGCGGAGGGCCCAATGCTCATGATTTTTTCTAAGACAACtacaaatttatttaaatgtgcatataatatgcacagaaaagactacacatgttcaatttttattgatttatatggTATTTTCTGTTTGCACATAGTGGGAGTAGTTCCGTAGCAGCGGGCATAGTTCCATATCACTCAAAATTCTGTTGTCTGGTAAGGGTTTTTTCATTTGAGAatcaaaaaaaacatatttactgAAGAACATATCACATCCCTTCCtttttgcttaaaattaatgtataaaaatgattttaagTTCACAATGCAGCAGGTAAACAAACCAACAGTCGTCAATAGGCTTTCACTCACGTGTCGCTAACAAATCCATATTGCAAGAAACAAAACGTTCTGATAGAATTTTACCAAAATAAATGCCACAACCCACACATATACTGAAACGGTAAAATAGACAAAATGCAAAAATGTAGAGGGTAAGGTTAGTCTAGAATTGggtgatttattttgataattttcgTGCACGAGAGCTCAACAAAAAGCCGCTTTTATTTACAAGAACAAAATATGAATGCTATGGCCGCCAATGCGTTGTTGTCATTCTTTTGAGAGTTCTGCAATAACAATCCCTTTGTAAGTTAGCCAGCTAATGATTTAACTATGGTTAATCTTGGCCGTTTTATTTAATCATCCTTCTAGCATATTGATATATCAATTACAGTTCcagtaattattttaatatagaataatattttatcaagCGCTAACAATATAAAGGAGGTTGTCTTTACAATGAAGTTCTTTATTCAGCTGAATGACTAAAATAAAAGGcccacataataaaaattaaccgTTTAGAATTAACATTACTGGGATTAAAATGATTAATTGAGAACGGgataaacaaatcaattcttTTCGCAGCTTTATATCTGCAGTCAAACCAAAAACACATTATGGGCGCAGGGTGATACGGAACTATTCCCACGTCCTCCGGCAAAAAGCAATGTAAATCGAAAAAATTGCATcaagtcagaaaaaaaaaacatacacatTAACAGACATTCTTTCTTCTAAGCATTTGTATAAAAATTAGGACATTTTTGTTAAAGGAGGTATTGTTTTCATCTGACTTTAGTGACGCGGGTCAGTTCACTGAGCAGTAAACGCCGTTCATTTTAGCAACAATTATGAAAATCACTTTGAAATAATGATACTTTCTGAACAAACCATTGGATGAAATAAGTAATTTTGGATTGTTCAAATCTACAATATtcaaaaagataaaacaaatGTTGAACACATAACTAGGACTGCTACGAACTGGTTATTGTACTGTACGTGAGATATCTTGATCTGACAATATTACGCTAAGGGATTTGATCTAGTTTGAACATAATAACATGGAGCATGCAGTGTTTGCTATCAATAAATACAACCCCCCTCATTTGGCTTTAGTCTATTTTGCTCTGACGAAGGACTAACAGGATACTACTGAGAGACATAAAACATACCATTCTAGCCAGATTTTGATTTATTCCCTTGATTCCATACCAATACAGACAACCTAGTTATTGTACTGTACATCTTGTCTGTAGTGATTCTATTCTATGTAGTCTTTTGCGTAATGCTCTGTAGTGATTCTATTCTATGTAGTCTTTTGCGTAATGCTCCAAACTTGTTGTTTAGCATCACAGCAGCTTGATTTCTCCAAGTCCTGGGATGTCTACTACCACTAGCTTGCCTGGGGGGTTCACCCCTTACCCTCCCACGCCCAGTCCCATGCCGCCATTAACACCCATGACGCCTATGACTGGCGAGCCTTCTGGTATTCTACCACAATTACAGTGAGTACTTTTCTCAGCTATGGATCTAATTTCTACCCTTGGCACAGCATAGTTATGAATAAAGACATTACActtcaaatttcaaaaagaTATGGGCAATGAGCATTATTTTTTCTAGTGTGTGTACAAGCATTAGCAACTGGTGTTTGCAGCATATGCTGATAAGTGAAAACTTTACCTTCAAAACCTTACACTGCTTGATATCTTAATTGTGCTTATGTAAGGATGGAACCTCTTTTTAGCAGAAAAGATTGAGAACCAAATTGTGAAATTTTGGGAAGAACTCTTTGCTATCTTTTGCTTAGGATTGATTAAATGGTGAATACTGTGGCAAGGGGGCAATATTATGGGCAAGTGTTATGGAACTTGGATCACTCAATGGGTTTTGTGATGACTTTTCAGGAATATAGTCTCCACTGTCAATCTTGGTTGTAAACTGGACTTAAAGAAGATAGCATTACAGGCCCGTAATGCAGAGTATAATCCCAAGCGGTTTGCAGCTGTTATCATGCGTATCAGGGAACCCAGGACGACAGCTCTCATCTTCAGCTCAGGCAAGATGGTTTGCACAGGAGCAAAGAGGTAAGTACAAAGAAATCTGAAGACATACATCTAATGTTTACACTATACAGCATAGGATAGCATCGAATGTTTTAGTTGTATAGACCCATTAAAAGCATCCAAAGAAAGCTGGAGATATGTAGCTCATATGTCAATATACTTTTCTATTATTTGTATTGACTATCTTGTAGTGAAGAGCAATCCAAACTGGCAGCAAGGAAGTATGCCAGAGTCGTACAAAAGCTGGGATTTCCAGTAAGTAGTGCAGTTCTCAGTGTATGTGGTACATTCTTTcgctccccccctccccttttctCTATTATGCAGCCATACATCTAAAACATCTAAGACAACAATTTAGTTGGCTTCAAAATCATTCCAAACTCCCAGAGAGTTTTCCTCTCAAACGCTACATAATTTagtaattgtgtttttttatgctGCTATTTTCAGGCTAAGTTTACAGAATTCAAGATCCAGAATATGGTTGGAAGCTGTGACGTCAAGTTTCCCATCAGGCTAGAGGGGCTTGTGCTTGCACATGGACAGTTCTCAAGGTGAGTTATAAGTTTCATTCAGTCAATCTTTAGTTTATTCCCAACTCTTGTACcttattcttctttattttcgcgcatcTGAAATTTCGCAAACATTTTCTCTGCACAGTATGCGATtctttaatttcgcgattGCTGAGAAGAATTGTGTTTGCAGGGGACTTTATTTTGCGAACTTGAGGCTCAAGtgacttttttttctgtttttacaATAAAATGACCTTTAC encodes:
- the LOC5516060 gene encoding mucin-like protein, which encodes MPLVKRLIILSIAMAGFVVAALVFMQSQSTPGGFSAWSEWSVCTRTCGEGLQGKIRKCNSPTPGPFGKRCTGANVITRKCKEAHCPIDGGLSEWSEFGNCDKSCGRGVQKRVRTCTNPSPLFGGKDCAGAMEETKACNTHPCPVNGGFSEWSVFSNCTLDDGYCGEGKKVRTRTCTKPTPAFGGRPCSGPVAETHSCIIPCPTTQKTTTKPSTTSQDAPTNLTATAV
- the LOC5516059 gene encoding TATA-box-binding protein 2, encoding MEHEDENRFRSSNVVQHHSSLISPSPGMSTTTSLPGGFTPYPPTPSPMPPLTPMTPMTGEPSGILPQLQNIVSTVNLGCKLDLKKIALQARNAEYNPKRFAAVIMRIREPRTTALIFSSGKMVCTGAKSEEQSKLAARKYARVVQKLGFPAKFTEFKIQNMVGSCDVKFPIRLEGLVLAHGQFSSYEPELFPGLIYRMVKPRIVLLIFVSGKVVLTGAKVRQEIYEAFDNIYPILKTFRKT